One window from the genome of Corynebacterium sp. SCR221107 encodes:
- a CDS encoding glycosyltransferase family 4 protein, which yields MKVLLLCWRDSTHPQGGGSERYLERVGEHLARQGHEVIFRTAGHTDAPRRSMRDGVRYSRSGGKFSVYPKAALAMLAGRLGLGTLAGVDVVVDTQNGIPFFARWFARRPTVLLTHHCHREQWPVAGPVLARIGWFLESKVSPRAYRGAPYVTVSDPSRRELVALGVRERDITIIRNGVDPIPAFVPRLADDGRTHLVTLSRLVPHKQIEHAIDVACALDGVVLDIIGSGWWEDQLREYAARKGAGDRVIFHGQVAEDHKHALLAAASLHLMPSRKEGWGLAVIEAAQHAVPTVGYRASGGLNDSIVDGVTGVVVDSPAGLLAAVARLLADEHRRRAMGAAARERAAQFSWADTGTRFADLLESLVGKNQAGKMWPQN from the coding sequence ATGAAAGTTCTACTGCTGTGTTGGCGCGACTCCACCCACCCGCAAGGTGGGGGCAGCGAACGCTACCTTGAGCGCGTCGGCGAGCACCTTGCCCGCCAGGGCCACGAGGTGATCTTTCGCACCGCCGGGCACACCGACGCCCCACGCCGCAGCATGCGCGACGGCGTGCGCTATTCCCGCAGCGGCGGCAAGTTCAGCGTCTACCCGAAAGCGGCGCTGGCGATGCTGGCCGGAAGGCTGGGGCTGGGCACGCTCGCCGGGGTCGACGTGGTGGTGGATACGCAAAACGGCATCCCTTTCTTCGCCCGCTGGTTTGCCAGGCGGCCGACGGTGCTGCTGACGCACCATTGCCACAGGGAGCAGTGGCCGGTGGCCGGGCCGGTGCTGGCGCGCATCGGGTGGTTTCTGGAATCGAAGGTGTCCCCGCGCGCCTATCGGGGCGCGCCTTATGTCACCGTCTCCGATCCCAGTCGCCGCGAACTCGTCGCGCTGGGCGTGCGTGAGCGCGACATCACCATCATCCGCAACGGAGTGGATCCGATTCCCGCCTTCGTTCCCAGGCTTGCCGACGACGGCCGCACCCACCTGGTCACCCTTTCCCGCCTGGTGCCACATAAGCAGATCGAGCACGCCATCGACGTGGCCTGTGCGCTTGACGGGGTGGTGCTGGACATCATCGGTTCCGGCTGGTGGGAGGATCAGCTGCGCGAGTATGCCGCCCGGAAAGGCGCCGGGGACCGGGTGATCTTCCACGGGCAGGTCGCAGAAGACCACAAGCACGCCCTGCTGGCGGCGGCCTCTTTGCACCTGATGCCTTCCCGAAAAGAAGGGTGGGGCCTGGCTGTTATCGAGGCCGCGCAGCACGCGGTGCCCACGGTGGGGTATCGCGCCTCCGGCGGGCTCAATGATTCGATCGTCGACGGCGTCACCGGCGTCGTGGTCGATAGCCCTGCCGGATTGTTGGCTGCGGTTGCGCGTTTGCTTGCCGACGAGCACCGCCGCCGTGCCATGGGCGCTGCCGCCCGCGAGCGCGCCGCACAGTTTTCCTGGGCGGATACCGGCACCCGCTTTGCTGACCTGCTCGAAAGCCTCGTCGGAAAAAACCAGGCGGGGAAGATGTGGCCTCAAAACTAG
- a CDS encoding NYN domain-containing protein, translating to MSDYQDDQSALASDTLLLVWDAPNLDMGLGAILGGRPSAAHRPRFDAIGRWLLARAGELSHKQNLHIEAEATVFANVTPGGAENVRPWVEALRNIGFAVFAKPKLTEDSDVDPDMIEHILLRHSQGVLRGVVVASADGQNFKETLDKLAAEGVAVTVVGFHEHAAWAVNDENLVFVDLEEIPGVFREPLPRISLDSLPDTGAWLRPFRPLTALLSGRA from the coding sequence ATGAGCGACTACCAAGACGATCAATCGGCCCTCGCCAGCGACACCCTGCTATTGGTGTGGGACGCGCCGAACCTAGACATGGGCCTCGGTGCAATCCTCGGCGGGCGCCCCTCGGCCGCACACCGACCCCGCTTCGACGCCATCGGCCGGTGGCTGTTGGCCCGCGCCGGCGAACTGTCGCACAAGCAAAACCTCCACATCGAGGCCGAGGCCACGGTGTTTGCCAATGTCACCCCGGGTGGCGCGGAAAACGTTCGCCCCTGGGTAGAAGCGCTGCGCAACATCGGCTTCGCGGTGTTCGCCAAGCCGAAGCTGACAGAGGATTCCGACGTCGACCCGGACATGATCGAGCACATCTTGCTACGCCACTCCCAAGGCGTTCTGCGCGGTGTGGTCGTGGCCTCTGCCGACGGGCAAAACTTCAAGGAAACCTTGGATAAGCTGGCCGCCGAGGGCGTGGCCGTGACGGTGGTGGGCTTCCACGAGCATGCCGCATGGGCGGTCAACGACGAGAATCTCGTCTTTGTCGATCTGGAGGAGATTCCGGGCGTATTCCGCGAGCCCTTGCCGCGCATCAGCCTGGATTCGCTGCCTGATACCGGTGCATGGCTGCGCCCGTTCCGCCCGCTTACCGCACTGTTGTCTGGCCGCGCATAG
- a CDS encoding MMPL family transporter, with protein MFSTWGDFAYRHRRIVPLAIILAILALYGLFGLKLADRMSQEGWDDPGSSSTQAATIEQETFGRDNSGDVILLFKDEKGITTSQQFDAISSYLTQLAADHPAQIDSVTSYFDKRNPNLVSEDGTVAFAAVALSGDGEQTLRDFRIIEDDLYPTFDGVEVQVAGATAVADALDEGMAGDIHRAEIYALPAVAVLLLIVFGSVVAAFMPLIVGGLSILGSLGVLSILAGVTQVNVFAQSVVTLLGLGLAIDYGLFMVSRFREELDQGRSVPDAVRLTTATAGKTVVFSAAMVAVALSGLLVFPQAFLKSVAYGAISAVGLAALLSITVLPSLFGLLGHRIDALTVRRTSRVGKRLEDTWWYRMPQWAMKHSTVVTVAIVAGLLALSVPLAGVKFGGINETYLPPNNAVRQAQATFDEQFPTFRTDPIKLVVTGADNAQLVEVFNQANQVQGLTSRFQASSATQDGTTVLSAGIANREDNEEVVEQLRAITVPEGVNVYIGGTPALEVESIEALFEKLPTMAIYIVVVTFLLMSLVFGSMILPAKAIIMTILGMGATLGVLTAMFVDGVGAGLANFTPGPLMSPVLVLIMAIVYGLSTDYEVFLVSRMVEARDNGESTDEAIKYGTAHTGGIITAAALIMIVVCGAFGFSEIVMMKYIAFGMIFALLFDATVIRMLLVPAVMHLLREDNWWGPRWVKAASARMGHNSHASAVVPAPALVAVGAEEATLSHGNPYESDTTRIHPVAADTSQAAASDDDTGGVGKHDMAAETPIEKAMPIEENVASRGGRIATEDNELVPFSELIKRLNEEKRN; from the coding sequence ATGTTCTCCACCTGGGGAGATTTCGCCTACCGCCATCGGCGTATCGTGCCTTTGGCCATCATCCTGGCCATCTTGGCGCTGTACGGGCTCTTCGGACTCAAGCTTGCCGACCGCATGAGCCAGGAGGGCTGGGACGATCCCGGCTCTTCGTCGACGCAGGCCGCCACGATCGAGCAGGAGACCTTCGGCCGCGATAATTCTGGCGATGTCATCTTGCTGTTCAAGGATGAAAAAGGCATCACCACCTCGCAGCAATTTGACGCGATCAGCAGCTACCTCACGCAGCTTGCCGCCGATCACCCGGCTCAGATTGATTCGGTGACCAGCTACTTCGACAAGCGTAACCCGAACTTGGTCTCCGAGGACGGCACAGTCGCCTTCGCCGCCGTGGCGCTATCCGGCGACGGCGAGCAGACGCTCAGGGACTTCCGCATCATCGAAGACGATCTCTACCCTACCTTCGACGGGGTAGAGGTTCAGGTTGCCGGCGCCACGGCGGTTGCCGACGCCCTCGACGAGGGCATGGCGGGTGATATTCACCGCGCGGAGATCTATGCCCTGCCCGCGGTTGCGGTGCTGCTGCTCATCGTCTTCGGTTCGGTGGTCGCCGCCTTCATGCCGCTGATCGTGGGCGGGTTGTCCATCCTGGGCTCGCTGGGTGTGCTGTCCATCCTCGCCGGGGTCACCCAGGTCAATGTGTTCGCGCAGTCGGTGGTCACCCTGCTGGGCCTGGGTCTGGCCATCGACTACGGACTTTTCATGGTCTCCCGCTTCCGCGAGGAGCTCGACCAAGGCCGTAGCGTGCCCGACGCCGTTCGCTTAACGACGGCCACGGCCGGCAAGACCGTGGTATTTTCCGCGGCGATGGTGGCGGTGGCCCTGTCCGGGCTGCTCGTATTCCCCCAGGCATTCTTGAAGTCCGTGGCCTACGGCGCGATCTCCGCGGTGGGCCTGGCGGCCCTGCTGTCCATTACCGTGCTGCCCTCCCTGTTCGGCCTGTTGGGCCACCGCATCGATGCTCTGACCGTGCGCCGGACCAGCCGGGTGGGCAAGCGGTTGGAGGATACCTGGTGGTACAGGATGCCGCAGTGGGCGATGAAGCACTCCACGGTGGTCACCGTCGCCATCGTCGCTGGCCTGCTCGCGCTGTCGGTGCCCCTCGCGGGCGTGAAGTTCGGCGGCATCAACGAGACCTACTTGCCACCCAACAACGCGGTGCGCCAGGCTCAGGCCACCTTCGACGAGCAGTTCCCCACCTTCCGCACCGATCCCATCAAGCTGGTGGTCACCGGCGCCGACAACGCGCAACTGGTGGAGGTATTCAACCAGGCCAATCAGGTCCAAGGCCTCACCAGCCGCTTCCAGGCATCCTCGGCAACCCAGGACGGGACCACCGTATTATCCGCGGGCATCGCCAATCGCGAGGACAACGAGGAGGTCGTCGAGCAGTTGCGCGCCATCACCGTGCCGGAGGGCGTCAACGTCTACATCGGCGGCACCCCCGCGCTGGAGGTGGAGTCTATAGAGGCGCTGTTTGAGAAGCTGCCCACGATGGCGATCTACATCGTTGTGGTCACCTTCTTATTGATGAGCCTGGTGTTTGGCTCGATGATCCTGCCTGCCAAGGCCATCATCATGACGATCCTGGGCATGGGGGCCACACTCGGCGTGCTCACCGCCATGTTCGTCGACGGCGTGGGGGCAGGCCTGGCCAACTTCACCCCGGGTCCGCTCATGAGCCCGGTGCTCGTGCTCATCATGGCGATCGTCTACGGCCTGTCCACCGACTACGAGGTGTTCCTCGTCTCCCGCATGGTGGAGGCCCGCGACAACGGTGAGTCCACCGACGAGGCCATCAAGTACGGCACCGCGCACACCGGCGGCATCATTACCGCCGCGGCGCTCATCATGATCGTAGTCTGCGGCGCCTTCGGATTCTCCGAGATCGTCATGATGAAGTACATCGCCTTCGGCATGATCTTCGCCCTGCTCTTCGATGCCACCGTCATACGCATGCTGCTCGTGCCCGCCGTCATGCACCTGTTGCGCGAGGACAACTGGTGGGGGCCGCGCTGGGTCAAGGCCGCCAGCGCACGGATGGGGCACAATTCCCACGCCAGCGCGGTCGTGCCCGCCCCCGCACTGGTGGCTGTCGGTGCCGAGGAAGCCACCTTAAGCCACGGCAATCCTTATGAGTCCGATACCACCCGCATCCACCCCGTGGCCGCCGATACCTCTCAGGCGGCGGCGAGCGACGACGACACGGGGGGCGTCGGCAAGCACGACATGGCCGCAGAAACCCCGATCGAAAAGGCCATGCCCATCGAGGAAAACGTGGCCAGCCGCGGCGGACGAATCGCAACCGAGGACAACGAGCTAGTACCATTTAGTGAATTAATCAAACGACTGAATGAAGAAAAGCGCAACTAG
- a CDS encoding class I SAM-dependent methyltransferase: MSATRPFVLPATRTLATLRRSLSLLWSFRHEQPRPDLFYTGLARDTRALIASLLADATGRTLSGIRILDVGGGPGYFAEEFRNHGASYISVEPDVGEMAAAGIALASSIRGDGMNLPLRDRCFDIAYSSNVAEHIPRPWDMGEEMLRVTKPGGLVVLSYTIWLGPFGGHETGLWQHYVGGAFARDRYTRTHGHPPKNVFGTSLFDVSCAAGLKWARSVAHESRADIVALIPRYHPWWAWWMVTVPGLREILVSNLVIVLRKK; this comes from the coding sequence GTGTCCGCCACCCGCCCTTTCGTCTTGCCCGCGACCCGCACGCTTGCCACCCTGCGTCGCTCGCTGAGCCTACTGTGGAGTTTCCGCCACGAGCAGCCACGCCCCGACCTCTTTTACACCGGGCTGGCCCGCGACACCCGCGCGCTGATTGCCAGCCTGCTTGCCGACGCCACCGGCCGCACCCTGTCCGGCATTCGCATCCTCGACGTCGGCGGCGGCCCCGGCTATTTCGCCGAGGAATTCCGCAACCACGGCGCGAGCTATATCAGCGTCGAACCCGACGTCGGCGAGATGGCCGCGGCCGGAATCGCCCTTGCTTCCTCCATCCGCGGCGACGGGATGAACCTCCCCCTGCGCGACCGGTGCTTCGACATCGCCTATTCCTCCAATGTCGCTGAACACATCCCTCGCCCCTGGGACATGGGCGAGGAGATGCTGCGGGTCACCAAGCCGGGCGGGCTGGTTGTCTTGAGCTACACCATCTGGTTGGGGCCCTTCGGCGGGCATGAGACCGGGCTGTGGCAGCACTACGTGGGCGGCGCCTTCGCCCGCGATCGCTACACGCGCACCCACGGGCACCCGCCGAAAAACGTCTTCGGCACCTCGCTTTTCGACGTCTCCTGCGCCGCGGGCCTTAAGTGGGCACGCTCCGTCGCGCATGAATCCCGTGCCGACATCGTTGCCCTGATCCCGCGCTACCACCCCTGGTGGGCGTGGTGGATGGTCACCGTCCCCGGGCTGCGGGAAATCTTGGTCTCCAACTTGGTGATCGTGCTGCGCAAGAAATAG
- a CDS encoding DUF3054 domain-containing protein, which translates to MKYLAYDIIAIFVFAVLARMAHGGLGVAEVLNTWWPFALGVLIGWMLIRGKDAATVKQGVTVWLSTAVAGLAIWGIRHQEFPHWSFILVASIMSALLLLGWRAVAAKFSKKPVAS; encoded by the coding sequence GTGAAGTACCTAGCCTATGACATCATCGCCATCTTCGTCTTCGCCGTCCTCGCCCGCATGGCCCACGGCGGCCTCGGCGTCGCTGAGGTGCTCAACACCTGGTGGCCTTTCGCGCTGGGCGTTCTCATCGGCTGGATGCTCATCCGCGGCAAGGATGCCGCCACCGTCAAACAGGGTGTCACCGTGTGGTTGAGCACCGCAGTGGCAGGCCTGGCTATATGGGGTATCCGCCACCAGGAATTCCCGCACTGGTCTTTCATCCTGGTTGCCTCGATCATGTCCGCACTGCTGCTGCTGGGATGGCGCGCGGTTGCCGCAAAGTTCAGCAAGAAACCGGTGGCCTCCTGA
- a CDS encoding lysylphosphatidylglycerol synthase transmembrane domain-containing protein yields the protein MAILHNRWVRFFGPLVIIAIAAFLLRDQMPFLAEGYHDVLAADTSLTIAAFLAVFCSIVAMAEVMRSLLTVGGHPVRLSKALQLTLIGNAWSTTFPGGAAISTVYQYRTMRNWNVSLVVSSWFIVVSSALSTVWLIALGLVSIFFLNANFSLAPLLGSATIMIALAMAVFWATNHAGKTERIARGCLRIFNRLTRREPHRGMESLHRHIAQLDAVDLSFGRFLWVATLSLMNWLLDIASLWLCIWAVTGVMPGFERQPDSTTVLGVTLAFVTSKIVGTAQITPAGLGPVEAAFTGSLVAVGMTASNAFGAVFVYRILSFALITAIGWIVYFIDTARGGVTVVDAQDPHGPTAEAAQAPQAN from the coding sequence ATGGCGATACTTCACAACCGATGGGTCCGATTCTTCGGTCCCCTGGTCATCATCGCCATCGCCGCCTTTTTGCTGCGCGACCAGATGCCCTTCCTTGCCGAGGGCTACCACGATGTCCTCGCCGCCGACACCTCCTTGACCATCGCGGCCTTCCTCGCCGTCTTTTGCTCCATCGTCGCCATGGCTGAGGTCATGCGCAGCCTGCTCACAGTCGGCGGGCACCCCGTGCGCTTAAGCAAGGCGCTGCAGCTGACGCTGATCGGCAACGCATGGTCCACCACCTTCCCCGGCGGCGCGGCCATCTCCACGGTGTACCAATACCGCACCATGCGCAATTGGAACGTCAGCCTCGTGGTCAGCTCCTGGTTCATCGTGGTCTCCAGCGCTTTGTCCACAGTCTGGCTCATCGCCCTAGGGCTTGTGTCCATCTTCTTCCTCAACGCCAACTTCTCGCTGGCACCGCTGCTCGGCTCGGCCACCATCATGATCGCGCTGGCGATGGCCGTATTCTGGGCCACCAACCACGCCGGCAAGACGGAAAGGATCGCCCGCGGCTGCCTGCGGATCTTCAATAGACTCACCCGGCGCGAACCACACCGCGGCATGGAGTCCCTGCACAGGCACATCGCCCAGCTGGATGCCGTTGACTTAAGCTTCGGCCGCTTTTTGTGGGTGGCTACCCTGTCGCTGATGAACTGGCTGCTCGATATCGCCAGCCTCTGGCTGTGTATCTGGGCCGTGACCGGGGTGATGCCCGGCTTCGAACGCCAGCCCGACTCCACCACTGTGCTTGGGGTGACCTTGGCCTTTGTTACCTCGAAGATCGTTGGCACCGCGCAGATCACCCCGGCGGGGCTCGGCCCGGTGGAGGCCGCTTTCACCGGCTCTCTCGTGGCCGTGGGCATGACCGCCTCCAACGCCTTCGGCGCCGTGTTCGTCTACCGCATCCTCTCCTTCGCCCTGATTACCGCCATCGGCTGGATCGTCTACTTCATCGACACCGCGCGCGGCGGCGTCACCGTCGTCGACGCGCAAGACCCCCATGGGCCCACCGCCGAGGCAGCGCAGGCCCCACAGGCAAACTAA
- the trmB gene encoding tRNA (guanosine(46)-N7)-methyltransferase TrmB, which translates to MSIPDNSQKTHVGDLPKGRPLQTDFNAEFGNDLDYPRLGTVSFRRGTLTDNQEALWEENWPTLGTVLSDDKIDVDAWFGRSGAKTILEIGSGTGTSTAAMAPFEADTNIIAVELYKPGLAKLLGAVVREGITNIRMVRGDGVEVLTRMFDEGSLDGVRIYFPDPWPKARHHKRRIIQSGVLNLIATRLKPGGVLHVATDHADYAEWIKELANVEPMLEYMGWPWPECPQLTDRQVITKFEGKGLDKDHTINEFLWRRK; encoded by the coding sequence ATGTCTATTCCTGATAATTCCCAAAAGACCCACGTAGGAGACCTGCCCAAGGGCCGTCCCCTGCAAACCGATTTCAACGCCGAATTCGGCAACGACCTCGACTACCCGCGCCTGGGCACCGTTTCCTTCCGCCGTGGCACCCTCACCGACAACCAGGAGGCGCTCTGGGAGGAGAACTGGCCGACGCTCGGCACCGTGCTTTCCGACGACAAGATTGACGTCGACGCCTGGTTCGGGCGCAGCGGCGCCAAGACGATCCTGGAGATCGGCTCCGGCACCGGCACCTCCACCGCCGCGATGGCACCGTTCGAGGCGGATACCAACATCATCGCCGTCGAGCTCTACAAGCCCGGCCTGGCCAAACTGCTCGGCGCGGTCGTGCGCGAGGGCATCACCAATATCCGCATGGTGCGCGGCGACGGCGTCGAGGTACTCACCCGCATGTTCGACGAGGGATCTCTTGACGGCGTGCGCATCTACTTCCCGGACCCCTGGCCCAAGGCTCGCCACCACAAGCGCCGCATCATCCAGTCCGGTGTGCTCAACCTCATCGCCACCCGGCTCAAGCCGGGTGGGGTACTGCACGTGGCAACCGACCATGCCGACTACGCCGAGTGGATCAAGGAGCTCGCCAACGTCGAGCCGATGCTGGAGTACATGGGCTGGCCGTGGCCGGAGTGCCCGCAGCTGACCGACCGCCAGGTCATCACCAAGTTCGAGGGCAAGGGCTTGGATAAAGACCACACCATCAACGAATTCCTGTGGAGGCGCAAGTAA
- a CDS encoding phosphoenolpyruvate carboxykinase (GTP) — protein MSNVAIKGLEGAAPTENEALLNWIAEAVELFQPEKVVFADGSQEEWDRLAEELVEAGTLLRLNEEKRPNSFLARSNPSDVARVESRTFICSEKEEDAGPTNNWADPKEMKAEMTEAYTGAMRGRTMYVVPFCMGPIDDPNPKLGVQLTDSAYVVMSMRIMTRMGSAALEKLGADGEFVRALHSVGAPLEPGQEDVAWPCNDTKYITQFPETKEIWSYGSGYGGNAILAKKCYALRIASVMAKEEGWMAEHMLILKLTSPEGKVYHITAAFPSACGKTNLAMLTPTIPGWKSEVVGDDIAWLHLREDGLYAVNPENGFFGVAPGTNYASNPIAMQTLEPGNTLYTNVALTDDGDIWWEGMDGDAPAHLVDWRGNDWTPESGVDAAHPNSRYCVGLTQCPTTAPEFDDWKGVKVDAILFGGRRPDTVPLVTQTYDWEHGTMVGALLASGQTAAAEGVVGALRHDPMAMLPFIGYNAGDYLQHWIDMGKRGGDKMPPIFLVNWFRRGDDGRFLWPGFGDNSRVLKWIVDRLEGKVEAEETIAGLTARAEDMDLEGLDTPIEDVREALTAPAEQWAGDLEDNANYLEFLGPKVPAEVHEQFAALRKRVEAAQA, from the coding sequence ATGTCCAACGTGGCCATCAAGGGGCTGGAAGGCGCAGCCCCAACCGAGAACGAAGCACTGCTGAATTGGATCGCTGAGGCCGTAGAGCTCTTCCAGCCGGAGAAGGTAGTTTTCGCAGATGGCTCTCAGGAGGAGTGGGACCGTCTGGCAGAAGAATTGGTTGAGGCAGGTACCCTACTGCGCCTCAACGAGGAGAAGCGTCCGAACAGCTTCCTCGCACGCTCTAACCCTTCCGACGTTGCTCGTGTTGAGTCGCGCACCTTCATCTGCTCCGAGAAGGAAGAGGATGCAGGTCCTACCAACAACTGGGCAGACCCGAAGGAAATGAAGGCCGAGATGACCGAGGCCTACACCGGCGCCATGCGTGGCCGCACGATGTATGTCGTTCCTTTCTGCATGGGTCCGATCGATGATCCGAACCCGAAGCTGGGCGTGCAGCTGACTGACTCCGCATATGTGGTTATGTCTATGCGCATTATGACCCGCATGGGTTCCGCGGCTTTGGAGAAGCTGGGTGCAGACGGTGAGTTCGTCCGCGCACTGCACTCCGTCGGCGCTCCACTGGAGCCGGGCCAGGAGGATGTCGCGTGGCCGTGCAATGACACCAAGTACATCACCCAGTTCCCGGAGACCAAGGAGATCTGGTCCTACGGCTCCGGCTACGGCGGAAACGCCATCTTGGCCAAGAAGTGCTACGCCCTGCGTATCGCCTCCGTCATGGCCAAGGAAGAGGGGTGGATGGCTGAGCACATGCTCATCCTGAAGCTGACCTCCCCGGAGGGCAAGGTGTACCACATCACCGCTGCTTTCCCGTCTGCTTGCGGCAAGACCAACCTGGCAATGCTGACCCCGACCATCCCCGGCTGGAAGTCCGAGGTCGTCGGCGATGACATCGCATGGCTACACCTGCGCGAGGATGGCCTCTACGCTGTCAACCCGGAGAACGGCTTCTTCGGCGTTGCCCCGGGTACTAACTACGCCTCCAACCCGATCGCAATGCAGACCCTAGAGCCGGGCAACACCTTGTACACCAACGTCGCGTTGACCGATGACGGCGACATCTGGTGGGAGGGCATGGACGGTGACGCCCCGGCTCACCTCGTCGACTGGCGCGGCAACGACTGGACCCCGGAGTCCGGCGTGGATGCCGCGCACCCGAACTCCCGCTACTGCGTCGGCCTGACCCAGTGCCCGACCACGGCTCCTGAGTTCGATGACTGGAAGGGTGTTAAGGTTGACGCCATCCTGTTCGGTGGCCGTCGCCCCGACACCGTGCCGCTGGTGACCCAGACCTACGACTGGGAGCACGGCACCATGGTCGGCGCTCTGTTGGCTTCGGGACAGACCGCCGCCGCCGAGGGCGTTGTCGGTGCCCTGCGCCACGACCCAATGGCTATGCTGCCGTTCATCGGCTACAACGCCGGTGACTACCTGCAGCACTGGATCGACATGGGCAAGCGCGGCGGCGACAAGATGCCTCCGATCTTCCTCGTCAACTGGTTCCGCCGCGGCGATGACGGCCGTTTCCTCTGGCCGGGCTTCGGTGATAACTCTCGCGTGCTGAAGTGGATCGTCGACCGCCTCGAGGGCAAGGTTGAGGCCGAGGAGACCATCGCGGGCCTGACCGCCCGTGCCGAGGACATGGACCTTGAGGGTCTGGACACCCCGATCGAGGATGTCCGCGAGGCTTTGACCGCACCTGCCGAGCAGTGGGCGGGCGACCTCGAGGATAACGCCAACTACCTGGAGTTCCTCGGCCCGAAGGTCCCGGCTGAGGTCCACGAGCAGTTCGCTGCTCTGCGCAAGCGTGTTGAGGCAGCCCAGGCCTAA